A window of Corythoichthys intestinalis isolate RoL2023-P3 chromosome 14, ASM3026506v1, whole genome shotgun sequence contains these coding sequences:
- the LOC130930325 gene encoding CMRF35-like molecule 5 has product MKPVNQFLLWLLPWIPGTLSGLTTQAELRVMEGNSLIVPCLYEPQYASYVKYWCKGKTREFCTSLARTDDPITHSQSDNRVSIFDDPIQQVFTVTVKNLKEEDSGWYICCVELGGFWQADVCAFTYVTVISGMSVVNGRLSEEEGRSVTVQCLYSPRYRESEKMWCRSGDWSSCLVTGNEGTYDDASVAINDDRTGTLTITIKKLKRGDMGWYWCSAGQEKIPVHVQVLHRPSTATLSGNAAAVTVTTQAAANQSVTDVADPKPKTKDSWKSRIFTVESVTCASFILLVALAILASRMWKRKQFQKLRQTMGMKPTHMEDCGIVVVTSKKS; this is encoded by the exons ATGAAGCCAGTCAACCAATTCTTGCTCTGGTTGTTGCCATGGATCCCAG GCACTCTAAGTGGGCTGACAACCCAGGCCGAGCTTCGAGTCATGGAGGGTAACTCACTAATTGTCCCATGTCTTTATGAGCCTCAGTATGCCAGTTATGTTAAGTACTGGTGCAAAGGAAAAACGAGGGAATTTTGCACAAGCTTAGCCCGAACAGATGACCCCATCACTCACAGCCAGTCTGACAACAGAGTAAGTATTTTTGATGACCCGATCCAGCAAGTCTTCACAGTGACAGTGAAGAACCTAAAGGAGGAGGATTCCGGCTGGTACATTTGTTGTGTGGAGCTTGGTGGATTTTGGCAAGCTGATGTCTGTGCATTCACTTACGTCACAGTGATCTCAG GAATGTCGGTAGTGAATGGCAGACTAAGTGAGGAGGAGGGACGTAGTGTCACAGTTCAATGTCTTTACAGTCCAAGATACAG AGAGAGTGAAAAGATGTGGTGTAGGAGTGGAGACTGGAGCTCTTGCCTGGTGACAGGCAATGAAGGCACCTATGACGACGCATCTGTGGCCATCAATGATGACAGAACTGGGACTTTGACAATTACCATAAAGAAGCTGAAGAGGGGAGATATGGGCTGGTACTGGTGTTCTGCTGGACAAGAGAAGATTCCAGTGCACGTGCAAGTCTTACACCGACCATCAACTGCCACGTTGAGTGGAA ATGCAGCAGCAGTGACTGTGACAACCCAAGCTGCAGCAAACCAGTCGGTTACAGATGTAGCTGACCCCAAACCTAAAACAAAGGATAGCTGGAAGTCTCGAAT TTTCACTGTGGAGTCCGTGACATGTGCATCATTCATATTGCTTGTGGCCTTGGCTATATTAGCAAGCAGGATGTGGAAACGTA AACAATTTCAAAAGCTAAGACAAACGATGGGAATGAAACCAACTCACATG GAGGACTGTGGAATAGTGGTGGTGACCAGCAAAAAATCTTGA